One window of the Deltaproteobacteria bacterium genome contains the following:
- a CDS encoding ABC transporter permease, with translation MTVLWPIAVITFKEGIRNRAIYGISIFALLLLGANLLISSMIMQEVGKVAVDMALSTVSFAGLLLVLFVGINLMAKDLDKKTIYMVLSRPISRPQYILGKFFGMALLILTTISILSIFAIISILMVKLSYPGYFPRFSWPMVLLSISFITISLILLSALTFLFASLSSTSFITLVLTIVSYIIGQSIMDVKALVEAPQAVGIKVSSVTVKVVQAAYYIFPNLSIFDIKLQAAHALPISLSYIFWAVSYGVVYTCLTIILASIIFRRREFP, from the coding sequence ATGACTGTGCTTTGGCCTATTGCAGTAATAACCTTTAAAGAGGGAATCAGAAACAGGGCAATTTATGGTATTTCCATATTTGCGCTTCTCTTATTGGGCGCAAACCTCCTTATCTCCAGTATGATTATGCAAGAGGTGGGCAAGGTGGCTGTAGATATGGCCTTATCCACTGTATCATTTGCAGGGCTGCTTCTTGTTTTGTTTGTAGGGATTAATCTTATGGCAAAGGATCTGGATAAAAAGACTATCTATATGGTCCTCTCCCGGCCTATATCAAGACCTCAATATATCCTCGGCAAATTCTTTGGGATGGCGCTCCTTATCCTGACGACCATATCTATCTTGAGCATCTTTGCTATCATCTCTATCTTAATGGTTAAGCTGAGCTATCCGGGTTATTTCCCCAGGTTCTCATGGCCCATGGTGTTACTATCCATATCATTTATTACAATTTCGCTTATACTCCTTTCTGCATTGACCTTTCTCTTTGCATCCCTTTCATCCACATCTTTTATTACTTTAGTTTTGACCATTGTATCCTACATCATCGGCCAGTCTATAATGGATGTGAAGGCACTTGTGGAGGCCCCTCAGGCAGTGGGCATTAAGGTTTCATCTGTAACTGTAAAGGTGGTTCAGGCGGCATATTATATCTTTCCGAATCTTTCCATATTTGACATCAAACTTCAGGCAGCGCATGCCCTGCCAATATCATTGTCATATATCTTCTGGGCAGTCTCTTATGGAGTTGTTTATACATGTTTAACCATAATCCTTGCCAGCATTATTTTTAGAAGGAGGGAGTTCCCTTAA
- the cysS gene encoding cysteine--tRNA ligase — protein sequence MPLRIYNSLTRQKEEFKPIKGSDVTMYVCGPTVYDLSHIGHARSAVAFDVIYRYLKYKGFNVRYTRNYTDIDDKIINRANKDGVNWKEIAERYVKAFDEDMAALGVEIPADCPKATETIKEMIDVIQRLIDKGFAYTLNGDVYYSVRKFKGYGKLSGKNIEELESGARVEVDERKQDPLDFALWKKSKPGEPSWPTPWGEGRPGWHIECSAMSQKFLGETIDIHGGGKDLIFPHHENEIAQSEAATGKPFVRYWLHNGFVNIEKEKMSKSLGNILTIRDSLKNYSAEAVRLFLLSSHYRSPIDYSQESLRNAEAELDRFHETMERMERDWPDVVNAEVNEERKKLVLQSIINAMDDDFNTASAVGFVFKEVNRANRLLDLAKTTGVDKEFQEVLPVIRAFFKEVGKILGVFNRSPEEYFGEKKARLIISEEEIKNLLLKRDEAKKKKDFKKADAVRKELEGKGILLEDTSKGTIWRIKAT from the coding sequence ATGCCTTTACGAATCTATAACTCCCTTACACGTCAAAAAGAAGAATTCAAACCCATTAAAGGCAGCGATGTTACTATGTATGTCTGCGGACCTACTGTTTATGATTTGAGCCACATAGGCCATGCCAGAAGCGCTGTAGCCTTTGATGTAATCTATCGTTATCTGAAATACAAAGGTTTTAATGTCAGATACACGAGGAACTATACAGACATAGATGACAAAATCATAAACAGGGCGAATAAGGACGGTGTGAACTGGAAGGAAATTGCTGAAAGGTATGTAAAGGCGTTTGATGAAGATATGGCTGCGCTTGGTGTGGAGATTCCCGCTGATTGCCCGAAGGCAACAGAGACGATAAAAGAGATGATAGATGTAATACAGAGATTGATTGATAAGGGGTTTGCATATACGCTTAACGGCGATGTTTATTATTCTGTAAGGAAATTCAAGGGCTATGGCAAGTTGTCAGGGAAAAATATAGAAGAGCTTGAGTCAGGCGCAAGGGTTGAGGTGGATGAGAGAAAACAAGACCCTCTGGATTTCGCACTTTGGAAAAAAAGCAAACCAGGCGAGCCGTCGTGGCCCACTCCCTGGGGCGAAGGGCGTCCTGGTTGGCATATAGAATGCTCTGCAATGAGCCAGAAATTTCTTGGAGAGACAATTGACATCCACGGCGGCGGTAAGGATTTGATTTTCCCTCATCATGAAAATGAGATTGCACAGTCCGAGGCTGCAACAGGCAAGCCTTTTGTGAGATACTGGCTTCACAACGGCTTTGTGAATATTGAAAAGGAAAAGATGAGCAAGTCGCTGGGAAATATCCTGACAATAAGGGATTCCTTGAAGAATTATTCAGCAGAGGCTGTAAGACTTTTCCTTTTGTCAAGCCATTACAGGTCGCCGATAGATTATTCTCAGGAGTCGCTTCGGAATGCTGAGGCAGAGTTGGATAGATTCCATGAAACCATGGAGAGAATGGAAAGGGATTGGCCGGATGTTGTAAATGCAGAGGTAAATGAAGAACGGAAAAAGTTGGTTCTTCAATCCATTATCAATGCTATGGATGATGACTTCAATACCGCCTCTGCCGTAGGCTTTGTCTTTAAAGAAGTAAACAGGGCAAATCGTTTGTTGGACTTGGCTAAAACAACAGGAGTGGACAAAGAGTTTCAGGAGGTTTTGCCTGTTATCAGGGCATTTTTTAAAGAAGTGGGGAAAATTCTCGGCGTGTTTAACAGGAGCCCGGAAGAATATTTTGGAGAGAAAAAGGCGCGCCTTATCATATCGGAAGAGGAGATTAAAAATCTTCTCCTGAAAAGAGATGAGGCAAAAAAGAAAAAAGATTTCAAGAAGGCTGATGCTGTAAGAAAAGAATTAGAGGGAAAGGGTATTCTCCTTGAAGATACCTCCAAAGGAACAATATGGAGGATAAAGGCGACGTAG
- a CDS encoding FKBP-type peptidyl-prolyl cis-trans isomerase yields the protein MKTLLAVTLSTVLIAGCANAGGDTMLKNEKDKVSYSIGLNIGGNFKSQSVDINTDVLLKGIKDALSGSKPLMTEKEIQETMTAFQKEMTAKHGEQTKALAETNKKEGEAFLAANKGKEGVKTTSSGLQYKIIKDGNGQTPKATDTVTVNYSGTLIDGTEFDSSYKRGEPASFPLNGVIPGWTEALQMMKVGSKWQLFLPTAIAYGERGQGRVIGPNAALIFEVELLSVK from the coding sequence ATGAAAACACTATTGGCAGTAACGTTAAGCACTGTGCTTATAGCAGGTTGTGCGAACGCAGGAGGCGACACAATGTTGAAAAATGAGAAAGACAAGGTCAGTTACAGCATCGGGCTTAATATTGGCGGCAATTTTAAAAGTCAATCAGTGGATATCAACACGGACGTCCTTCTAAAAGGTATAAAAGACGCCCTTTCCGGCAGCAAGCCTTTAATGACAGAGAAGGAGATTCAGGAAACCATGACGGCCTTTCAAAAGGAAATGACAGCCAAACATGGTGAGCAGACAAAGGCGCTTGCTGAAACAAACAAGAAAGAGGGAGAGGCCTTCCTTGCCGCAAACAAGGGAAAAGAGGGAGTAAAGACTACATCGAGCGGTTTACAGTATAAGATAATCAAGGATGGAAATGGTCAGACGCCTAAGGCGACAGATACCGTGACAGTCAATTATAGCGGTACACTAATTGACGGCACAGAGTTTGACAGTTCTTATAAACGTGGAGAGCCTGCAAGCTTTCCTTTGAACGGTGTTATACCGGGCTGGACTGAGGCACTGCAAATGATGAAGGTTGGCTCAAAATGGCAGTTGTTTCTGCCGACGGCGATAGCATACGGCGAACGTGGTCAAGGCAGAGTAATAGGTCCAAATGCCGCGCTTATATTTGAAGTTGAGTTGTTATCTGTTAAATAA